Proteins encoded in a region of the Sphingomonas japonica genome:
- a CDS encoding DPP IV N-terminal domain-containing protein — protein sequence MRTWMIGWALASASTLAWGAPAMARDPSVPVQTAATEQGGELTLDRLYASPGLNGSQPSALQLSPDGKLLTFLKAREDERDRIDLWARDTTTGQERMLVDSKKVGTGAELSEVEKMQRERLRIGGIKGITRYDFAPDGNTILVPLDGDLYSATLDGDVRRLTDTPGGEINAVVSPAGGFVSFVRDQNLYVQPLGGGVERALTTDGKGTVHWGEAEFVADEEMGRRTGYLWAPQDQYVAVERYDEAQVGVFSRAAIGAEGTKVYDQRYPAAGTPNVLVDLYVMRPDGSGRVKVDLGSNPDIYLARVNWLPDGSALLVQRQSRDQKTLDMLKVDPATGKSTVLFTEKSGDRSWLNLNDSLRTLKDGSLIWESERDGFAHLYRWKDGKWTQLTKGDWVMLGLVGVDEAKGRVYFMANKDTPLEQHLYTVDLARPGAVTRLTEPGWWYGASMDPGASRLILTRSNDSQPSQTYLADTSGKRISWINENALAEGHPYYPYLASHEPTKYGTIKAKDGTTLYWSMITPKLEAGKKYPVFFEHYGGPGTGQNVTRRWAGGRAQWLVDQGFVYFQIDNRGSFNRGTEFENEIYRAMGTVEVEDQLSGAEFLKSQSFVDPDRIATYGWSYGGYMTLKMLEAAPGVFAAGISGAPVSKWELYDTHYTERYMGNPKTDAAAYAASNTIGDAGKIVDPLLIIHGMADDNVFFENTTSMMTALQQAGRPFEAMVYPGQTHAFGDQLLAKHTWINIMDFLDRRLGGMQPK from the coding sequence ATGCGCACATGGATGATCGGATGGGCTTTGGCATCGGCAAGTACGCTGGCATGGGGCGCGCCGGCGATGGCGCGTGATCCGTCGGTACCAGTGCAGACCGCGGCGACGGAGCAGGGCGGGGAACTGACGCTCGACCGACTGTACGCAAGCCCGGGGCTCAACGGATCGCAGCCCAGCGCGCTGCAGCTGTCGCCCGACGGCAAGCTGCTGACCTTCCTGAAAGCGCGCGAGGACGAGCGCGACCGCATCGATCTGTGGGCGCGCGACACAACCACCGGGCAGGAACGGATGCTGGTCGATTCCAAGAAGGTCGGCACCGGCGCCGAATTGTCCGAGGTCGAAAAGATGCAGCGCGAGCGGCTGCGTATCGGCGGAATCAAGGGGATCACCCGCTATGACTTCGCGCCCGATGGCAACACCATTCTCGTGCCGCTCGACGGCGATCTCTATTCGGCCACCCTCGACGGTGATGTCCGCCGTCTGACCGACACGCCGGGCGGCGAGATCAATGCCGTGGTCAGCCCCGCGGGCGGCTTCGTCAGCTTCGTTCGCGATCAGAATCTCTATGTTCAGCCGCTGGGCGGCGGAGTCGAGCGGGCGCTCACCACCGACGGCAAGGGTACGGTCCATTGGGGCGAGGCCGAATTCGTCGCCGACGAGGAAATGGGCCGCCGCACCGGCTATTTGTGGGCGCCGCAGGACCAGTATGTCGCGGTCGAACGCTATGACGAGGCGCAGGTCGGCGTGTTCAGCCGCGCGGCCATCGGCGCCGAAGGCACCAAGGTCTATGACCAGCGCTATCCCGCTGCAGGGACGCCCAACGTGCTCGTCGACCTGTATGTCATGAGGCCCGACGGCTCGGGCAGGGTGAAGGTCGATCTAGGCTCCAATCCCGACATCTATCTTGCGCGCGTCAACTGGCTGCCCGACGGATCCGCGCTGCTCGTACAGCGCCAGAGCCGTGACCAGAAGACGCTCGACATGCTCAAGGTCGATCCGGCGACCGGCAAATCGACCGTGTTGTTCACCGAAAAGTCGGGCGACAGGAGCTGGCTGAACCTCAACGACTCGCTGCGCACGCTCAAGGACGGCAGCCTGATCTGGGAATCGGAACGCGACGGTTTCGCGCATCTCTATCGCTGGAAAGACGGGAAGTGGACGCAGCTGACCAAGGGCGACTGGGTCATGCTCGGGCTGGTCGGCGTCGACGAGGCCAAGGGCCGGGTCTATTTCATGGCCAACAAGGACACCCCGCTCGAGCAGCATCTCTATACCGTCGATCTCGCTAGGCCGGGGGCGGTGACGCGGTTGACCGAGCCAGGCTGGTGGTATGGCGCATCGATGGACCCGGGCGCCAGCCGCCTGATCCTGACCCGCTCGAACGACAGCCAGCCCAGCCAGACCTATCTCGCCGACACCAGCGGCAAGCGGATTTCGTGGATCAACGAGAATGCGCTGGCGGAGGGGCATCCCTATTACCCGTATCTCGCCAGCCACGAGCCGACGAAATACGGAACGATCAAGGCCAAGGACGGGACGACGCTCTACTGGAGCATGATCACGCCCAAGCTCGAGGCCGGCAAGAAATATCCGGTGTTCTTCGAACATTATGGCGGCCCCGGCACCGGCCAGAACGTCACCCGGCGCTGGGCGGGCGGCCGCGCGCAATGGCTGGTCGACCAGGGCTTCGTCTATTTCCAGATCGACAATCGCGGCTCGTTCAACCGCGGCACCGAGTTCGAAAACGAGATCTACCGCGCGATGGGAACGGTCGAGGTCGAGGACCAGCTGTCGGGTGCCGAATTCCTCAAGAGCCAGTCCTTCGTCGATCCCGATCGGATCGCAACCTATGGCTGGTCGTACGGCGGTTACATGACGCTCAAGATGCTGGAGGCGGCGCCGGGCGTGTTCGCGGCCGGTATCTCGGGCGCGCCGGTCAGCAAGTGGGAGCTCTACGACACCCATTATACCGAGCGCTATATGGGCAATCCCAAGACCGACGCCGCCGCCTATGCCGCATCGAACACGATCGGCGACGCGGGCAAGATCGTCGATCCGCTGCTGATCATCCACGGCATGGCCGACGATAACGTGTTCTTCGAGAATACGACGTCGATGATGACCGCGCTGCAGCAGGCCGGACGTCCGTTCGAGGCGATGGTCTATCCGGGTCAGACGCATGCGTTCGGCGACCAGCTGCTCGCCAAGCATACTTGGATCAATATCATGGACTTCCTCGACCGGCGCCTGGGCGGCATGCAGCCGAAGTAA
- a CDS encoding aspartate-semialdehyde dehydrogenase has translation MGYRIVVAGGTGNVGREVLNILAEREFPADEIAVLASSRSAGEQADYGETGRKLKIQNIEHFDPTGWDMAIFAIGSDATKLYAPKFAAAGCVVIDNSSLYRMDPDVPLIVPEVNPEAIDGYTAKNIIANPNCSTAQMVVALKPIHDAAKITRVVVATYQSVSGAGKAGMDELFEQSRNIFVGDSAEPNKFTKQIAFNVIPHIDSFLDDGSTKEEWKMVVETKKILDPKIKVIATCVRVPVFVGHSEAITIEMEGELSATDAQALLREAPGIMLVDKREDGGYVTPIECVGEYATYVSRVREDPTVENGLALWCVSDNLRKGAALNAVQIAELLGRRHLKKD, from the coding sequence ATGGGCTATCGGATCGTGGTTGCGGGCGGCACGGGCAATGTCGGGCGCGAGGTGCTCAACATCCTGGCGGAACGCGAATTTCCCGCCGACGAGATCGCCGTGCTGGCCTCGTCCCGCTCCGCGGGCGAGCAGGCCGACTATGGCGAGACCGGCCGCAAGCTCAAGATCCAGAATATCGAGCATTTCGACCCGACCGGCTGGGACATGGCGATCTTCGCCATCGGATCCGATGCGACCAAGCTGTACGCGCCCAAGTTCGCTGCTGCGGGCTGCGTCGTCATCGACAATTCGTCGCTCTACCGCATGGACCCCGACGTTCCGCTGATCGTGCCCGAGGTCAATCCCGAGGCGATCGACGGCTACACCGCGAAGAACATCATCGCCAATCCCAACTGCTCGACCGCGCAGATGGTGGTAGCACTGAAGCCGATCCACGACGCCGCGAAGATTACCCGCGTCGTCGTTGCGACCTACCAGTCGGTATCGGGTGCGGGGAAGGCGGGGATGGACGAGCTGTTCGAGCAGAGCCGCAACATCTTTGTCGGGGACAGCGCCGAGCCCAACAAATTCACCAAGCAGATCGCGTTCAACGTCATCCCGCACATCGACAGCTTCCTCGACGACGGATCGACCAAGGAAGAGTGGAAGATGGTTGTCGAGACCAAGAAGATCCTCGATCCCAAAATCAAAGTGATCGCGACTTGCGTGCGCGTGCCGGTGTTTGTCGGCCATTCCGAGGCGATTACGATCGAGATGGAGGGCGAGCTGTCGGCGACAGATGCCCAGGCGCTGCTGCGCGAGGCACCGGGCATCATGCTCGTCGACAAGCGCGAAGACGGCGGATACGTCACCCCGATCGAGTGCGTCGGCGAATATGCAACCTATGTCAGCCGCGTGCGTGAGGACCCGACCGTCGAGAACGGGCTGGCCCTGTGGTGCGTGTCCGACAATCTGCGCAAGGGCGCCGCGCTCAACGCCGTGCAGATCGCAGAATTGCTCGGGCGGCGCCATCTCAAGAAGGATTGA
- a CDS encoding GFA family protein, giving the protein MSSQPAGALTGGCQCGAVRYRISGARLVVYACHCRECQKQSASAFGLSLPVLRENFEVSGRLESWERSSDLGSRTRCHFCPECGSRLFHVASLTPDRLTVKGGSLDDTSWLEPQAHLWVTRKQRWVVLDPAIPAHDTQPDDLAAWRGALPGEIE; this is encoded by the coding sequence GTGTCATCGCAACCCGCGGGGGCGCTGACCGGCGGCTGCCAGTGCGGCGCAGTGCGCTATCGGATCTCTGGCGCACGTCTCGTCGTCTATGCCTGCCACTGCCGTGAGTGCCAGAAGCAGTCGGCGAGCGCGTTCGGTCTCTCACTTCCGGTTCTGCGCGAGAATTTCGAGGTTAGCGGGCGGCTGGAAAGCTGGGAGCGCAGCTCCGATCTCGGCTCGCGTACACGCTGTCATTTCTGCCCGGAATGCGGGAGCAGGCTATTCCACGTGGCCAGCCTGACGCCGGACCGGTTGACGGTGAAGGGCGGTTCGCTAGACGATACCTCGTGGCTCGAGCCTCAAGCGCATCTCTGGGTCACACGGAAGCAGCGCTGGGTCGTGCTCGACCCGGCGATCCCGGCGCACGATACGCAGCCGGATGACCTCGCGGCGTGGCGCGGTGCGTTGCCCGGGGAGATCGAGTAA
- a CDS encoding DHA2 family efflux MFS transporter permease subunit has translation MATAAATQGPAAPRPPDGVAALPVRNRGLLTVGVMLATIMQILDTTIANVALPHMQTALGATADTITWVLTSYIVATAIAIPITGWLSDRVGSRNLFLASIAGFILASALCGIATSLPEMVAFRILQGVSAAFMNPLSQTVMLDINPPERQAKAMSIWGMGIMIGPILGPVIGGWLTENYDWRWVFYVNLPVGVLCFGVLWWLLPSRPIRRRSFDLFGFSLLAVGIAALQLLLDRGQGEDWFQSGEIWLEAGVAGIALWMFGVHLFTGRNPMFDRSMWKNRNLVTAIGFMLVIGVVMMATMALLPPMLQNLFGYPVMDTGLLLMPRGIGVLLTMAVAAQLGQRGVDPRWLVGIGLALAAYSLWDMTRWTLEMGSTPFIISGFIQGLGMGLVFMPLNAMAFATLPPQFRTEGSSLMNLSRNIGASIGISLVTTVLARSMQTSHADLAANVTAERMGSIDASMLQVLGATGDSALAMLNAEVTRQAAMIAYLNDFKAMMIVTALSVPLVVLLKKPKGPIENDPAAAGH, from the coding sequence ATGGCGACCGCAGCCGCCACCCAGGGGCCGGCGGCTCCGCGTCCCCCCGACGGCGTCGCGGCGCTTCCGGTTCGCAACCGCGGGCTGCTGACCGTCGGCGTGATGCTGGCGACGATCATGCAGATCCTCGACACGACCATTGCCAATGTCGCGTTGCCACACATGCAGACGGCGCTGGGCGCGACGGCCGACACTATCACCTGGGTGCTGACCAGCTATATCGTCGCGACCGCGATCGCGATCCCGATCACCGGCTGGCTCTCGGATCGGGTCGGATCGCGCAACCTGTTTCTCGCATCGATAGCGGGCTTCATCCTTGCGTCGGCGCTGTGCGGCATCGCCACCTCGTTGCCCGAAATGGTCGCGTTTCGCATCCTGCAAGGCGTGTCGGCGGCGTTCATGAATCCGCTCAGCCAGACGGTGATGCTCGACATCAATCCGCCCGAACGCCAGGCCAAGGCAATGTCGATCTGGGGCATGGGGATCATGATCGGACCGATCCTGGGGCCGGTGATCGGGGGTTGGCTGACCGAGAATTACGACTGGCGCTGGGTATTCTACGTCAACCTCCCCGTCGGCGTACTGTGCTTCGGCGTGCTGTGGTGGCTGCTGCCTTCGCGGCCGATCCGGCGGAGATCGTTCGACCTGTTCGGCTTCTCGCTGCTCGCGGTCGGGATCGCCGCGCTCCAGTTGCTGCTCGATCGCGGCCAGGGCGAGGACTGGTTCCAGTCGGGCGAGATCTGGCTGGAGGCAGGCGTCGCGGGCATCGCGCTGTGGATGTTCGGCGTCCATTTGTTCACCGGCAGGAACCCGATGTTCGACCGCTCGATGTGGAAGAACCGCAACCTCGTCACCGCGATCGGCTTCATGCTGGTGATCGGGGTGGTGATGATGGCGACGATGGCGCTGCTGCCGCCGATGCTCCAGAATCTCTTCGGGTATCCGGTGATGGACACCGGCCTGCTGCTGATGCCGCGCGGGATCGGCGTGCTTCTGACGATGGCAGTCGCCGCGCAACTCGGCCAGCGCGGGGTCGATCCGCGGTGGCTGGTAGGGATCGGGCTGGCGCTCGCTGCCTATTCGCTATGGGACATGACGCGCTGGACGCTGGAGATGGGATCGACGCCGTTCATCATCTCTGGATTCATCCAGGGGCTCGGCATGGGACTGGTGTTCATGCCGCTCAACGCGATGGCGTTCGCGACGCTGCCGCCGCAATTCCGCACCGAAGGGTCAAGCCTGATGAACTTGTCGCGCAACATCGGCGCGTCGATCGGCATCTCGCTGGTGACGACGGTGCTGGCGCGCAGCATGCAGACCAGCCATGCCGATCTGGCCGCCAACGTGACCGCCGAGCGGATGGGCAGCATCGACGCCTCGATGCTCCAGGTGCTTGGTGCGACCGGCGACAGCGCGCTGGCGATGCTCAATGCCGAGGTGACGCGCCAAGCGGCGATGATCGCCTATCTCAACGATTTCAAGGCGATGATGATCGTGACGGCGCTTTCGGTGCCGCTGGTGGTGCTGCTCAAGAAGCCCAAGGGACCGATCGAGAATGACCCGGCCGCCGCGGGGCATTGA
- a CDS encoding HlyD family secretion protein — protein sequence MADADPQLHPETRAEAEPIVVARKRRWLRPALMFGVPLIVLAIAGWLWATSGRTVSTDNAYVQQDKVSVSAEVAGRIVEVSVTENQEVAAGDLLFRIDPEPYRIAVADADAAIAGAQVQLGTQRASYQGTGADIAAARDQISAAQQDYDRQAELMQRGFTTRARLQQSEHALEQARAALANANADAAEARAALATGAAVPGQNPAIAAARVKREKALLDLARTEVRAPVAGTIAQSDRLQRGQMMMAGLPAVTVVADGRSWVEANFKETDLDHMRVGQKAEIGFDAYPELKLKGHVASIGAGTGSEFSVLPAQNANGNWVKVTQRVPVRIAIDGKSPRPMIAGLTADVTVDIR from the coding sequence ATGGCTGACGCAGATCCCCAGCTCCACCCTGAAACCCGCGCTGAGGCCGAACCCATTGTCGTCGCCCGCAAGCGCCGATGGCTGCGCCCAGCGTTGATGTTCGGCGTGCCGTTGATCGTGCTGGCGATCGCCGGATGGCTGTGGGCCACGTCGGGGCGCACCGTTTCGACGGACAATGCCTATGTCCAGCAGGACAAGGTATCGGTGTCGGCCGAAGTGGCGGGGCGGATCGTCGAGGTCTCCGTCACCGAGAACCAGGAAGTTGCAGCGGGCGACCTGCTGTTCCGCATCGACCCCGAACCCTATCGCATTGCCGTCGCCGACGCCGACGCCGCGATCGCCGGAGCGCAGGTCCAGCTTGGCACGCAGCGGGCGAGCTATCAGGGCACCGGCGCCGACATCGCTGCGGCACGCGACCAGATCAGCGCAGCGCAGCAGGATTATGACCGCCAGGCCGAGCTGATGCAGCGCGGCTTCACCACGCGCGCGCGGTTGCAGCAGTCCGAACACGCGCTGGAACAGGCACGCGCCGCGCTCGCAAACGCCAATGCCGACGCTGCCGAGGCACGCGCCGCGCTTGCCACCGGGGCCGCCGTGCCCGGCCAGAACCCGGCGATCGCGGCGGCCCGGGTCAAGCGCGAGAAAGCGCTGCTCGACCTTGCCCGCACCGAAGTGCGCGCGCCCGTCGCCGGCACGATCGCCCAGTCCGATCGGCTGCAACGCGGCCAAATGATGATGGCGGGGCTGCCCGCGGTAACAGTGGTTGCCGACGGCAGGTCGTGGGTAGAGGCCAATTTCAAGGAAACCGACCTCGACCACATGCGCGTCGGACAGAAAGCGGAGATCGGCTTCGACGCCTATCCCGAGCTCAAGCTCAAGGGTCATGTCGCCTCGATCGGCGCGGGCACCGGTTCCGAATTCTCGGTACTCCCGGCGCAGAACGCCAATGGCAACTGGGTCAAGGTGACGCAGCGCGTACCGGTGCGGATCGCGATCGACGGCAAGAGCCCGCGGCCGATGATCGCCGGGCTGACCGCCGACGTGACGGTCGACATCCGCTGA
- a CDS encoding MarR family winged helix-turn-helix transcriptional regulator has product MSESLAFLISDVSRLMRRRFDERAQRIGVTRAQWRTLSMLKRHHGIHQGGLAELLEVEPITACRMIDRLEEAGLVERRRDPSDRRTWRLHLTDKAQPLLAQLRTLADALQDEALGSIGPADRDALAARLETIRRNLTPAEIDDKETAHG; this is encoded by the coding sequence ATGTCCGAGAGCCTAGCCTTCCTGATCAGCGATGTCTCGCGCCTGATGCGCCGCCGCTTCGACGAGCGCGCGCAGCGGATCGGCGTCACTCGCGCGCAGTGGCGCACCCTCAGCATGCTTAAGCGCCATCACGGCATCCATCAGGGCGGCCTTGCCGAACTGCTTGAAGTGGAGCCGATCACCGCGTGCCGGATGATCGACCGGCTTGAGGAGGCAGGGTTGGTCGAACGCCGCCGCGATCCCTCAGATCGCCGCACCTGGCGCTTGCATCTTACCGACAAGGCGCAGCCGCTGCTGGCACAATTGCGCACATTGGCCGACGCCTTGCAGGATGAAGCGCTGGGCAGCATCGGTCCCGCCGATCGCGATGCACTGGCCGCGCGGCTGGAGACGATCCGCCGCAACCTGACACCCGCCGAGATAGACGACAAAGAGACCGCCCATGGCTGA
- a CDS encoding GFA family protein encodes MMEEKAGGCQCGRIRYSVRIEDHDAYLCHCRMCQRATGGVSIAFKSVAKAALTWQHEPDWYRSSLIARRPFCSACGTPLGFAFPDSDAMDLTVGSFDDPSAFRPVRHYATESMHEASIDTRTLPRIRSEENANVVQRWIDACGKPPD; translated from the coding sequence TTGATGGAGGAAAAGGCCGGTGGCTGCCAATGCGGGCGTATCCGCTACAGCGTGCGGATCGAGGATCACGACGCCTATCTTTGCCACTGCCGCATGTGCCAGCGGGCGACCGGCGGCGTCTCGATCGCGTTCAAGAGCGTCGCCAAGGCGGCGCTCACCTGGCAGCACGAGCCAGACTGGTACCGGTCTTCGCTGATCGCTCGGCGGCCGTTCTGCTCGGCTTGCGGGACGCCGCTGGGCTTTGCCTTTCCCGACAGCGACGCCATGGACTTGACCGTCGGGAGCTTCGATGACCCTTCGGCGTTTCGCCCGGTTCGGCATTATGCGACCGAGAGCATGCACGAGGCGTCGATCGATACGCGCACGCTGCCGCGGATACGAAGTGAGGAGAATGCGAATGTCGTCCAGCGCTGGATCGACGCCTGCGGCAAGCCGCCCGATTGA
- a CDS encoding alpha/beta fold hydrolase produces the protein MSSSAGSTPAASRPIETHGYAGFDGAPLVYHEVGEGRPVVLLHGYFSDARTNWIRYGHAETIAAAGFRVILPDLRAHGESARPHDAAAYPADALAMDGEALIAALGIEDYDLGGYSLGARTVVRMLDRGIAPPPRRVVLAGMGLEGLLDTQARAGHFRNILTNLGSFERGTPEWMAEAFLKTTKGDPQALLGILDTFVDTPIERIAAIRQPVLVLAGRDDADNGSHAALAARLPIAELVEVSGGHMSAVVERELGTAIARFVSGDR, from the coding sequence ATGTCGTCCAGCGCTGGATCGACGCCTGCGGCAAGCCGCCCGATTGAGACGCACGGCTATGCCGGGTTTGACGGCGCGCCGCTGGTCTATCATGAAGTCGGGGAGGGGCGGCCGGTGGTGCTGCTCCACGGCTATTTTTCGGACGCACGGACCAACTGGATCCGATACGGCCATGCCGAGACGATCGCTGCGGCGGGTTTCCGGGTGATCCTGCCGGACCTTCGAGCGCATGGCGAGAGCGCCCGTCCGCACGATGCGGCCGCCTATCCGGCCGATGCGCTGGCAATGGATGGCGAAGCGCTGATCGCAGCGCTTGGCATCGAGGACTATGATCTCGGCGGCTATTCGCTCGGCGCGCGGACGGTGGTGCGCATGCTCGATCGCGGTATCGCGCCGCCGCCGCGCCGGGTCGTCCTGGCGGGAATGGGCCTGGAGGGCTTGCTTGACACCCAGGCGCGTGCCGGCCATTTCCGTAACATTCTGACCAATCTTGGAAGTTTCGAGCGGGGTACGCCGGAATGGATGGCCGAGGCGTTCCTGAAGACCACCAAAGGCGATCCCCAGGCACTGCTCGGCATTCTCGACACCTTCGTCGATACCCCCATCGAGCGGATCGCAGCGATCCGGCAGCCGGTACTGGTGCTCGCCGGTCGCGACGATGCCGATAATGGCAGCCACGCTGCGCTCGCCGCCCGGCTGCCCATTGCGGAATTGGTCGAGGTGTCGGGCGGGCATATGAGCGCCGTGGTCGAGCGCGAGCTGGGGACGGCGATTGCTCGATTTGTTTCAGGCGATCGATGA
- the rpsU gene encoding 30S ribosomal protein S21: MQIIVRDNNVDQALRALKKKLQREGVYREMKLRRHYEKPSEKRARERAAAVRRARKMERKRMERDGAR; the protein is encoded by the coding sequence ATGCAGATCATCGTTCGCGACAATAATGTCGACCAGGCTCTCCGCGCGCTGAAGAAGAAGTTGCAGCGCGAAGGCGTGTATCGCGAGATGAAGCTGCGCCGGCATTATGAGAAGCCCAGCGAGAAGCGGGCTCGCGAGCGTGCCGCTGCGGTCCGCCGCGCGCGCAAGATGGAGCGTAAGCGCATGGAGCGTGACGGCGCCCGGTGA
- a CDS encoding FKBP-type peptidyl-prolyl cis-trans isomerase yields MSVTAVPIAPTKRGYVVWLWIGILVAAVAAVLLAVTGTAAVVARQGDNAQFLAWNAGQPGVETTASGLQYRVIEAGDGATPTDTDITLVNYAGSLRDGTPFDASQQPTPMSPKQVVPGFGEGLKLMPKGSKYRFWIKPELAYGADPQTDPQTGRDVIPGNSVLVFDVEMVDFVSEALLRQTQMQQQLQQQLPGGTSGAGTPPMPGQR; encoded by the coding sequence ATGTCGGTAACTGCCGTTCCAATCGCGCCCACCAAGCGGGGCTATGTCGTCTGGCTGTGGATCGGCATCCTCGTCGCGGCGGTCGCGGCGGTTTTGCTGGCGGTGACGGGCACCGCGGCGGTGGTCGCCAGGCAGGGCGACAACGCACAGTTCCTCGCCTGGAATGCTGGGCAGCCGGGGGTAGAGACCACGGCGTCGGGCCTTCAATACCGGGTGATCGAAGCCGGCGATGGGGCGACACCCACCGATACCGACATCACCCTAGTCAATTACGCCGGATCGCTGCGCGATGGGACGCCGTTCGACGCCAGCCAGCAGCCCACGCCGATGTCGCCCAAGCAGGTGGTGCCGGGGTTCGGCGAGGGTCTGAAGCTGATGCCGAAGGGTTCAAAGTATCGGTTCTGGATCAAGCCCGAACTGGCCTATGGCGCCGATCCGCAGACCGATCCGCAGACCGGACGCGATGTCATTCCCGGCAATTCGGTGCTGGTATTCGATGTCGAGATGGTAGATTTCGTGTCGGAAGCCCTCCTTCGCCAGACGCAGATGCAGCAGCAATTGCAGCAGCAGCTTCCCGGCGGCACGTCCGGCGCAGGCACACCGCCCATGCCGGGCCAGCGCTGA
- a CDS encoding cytochrome ubiquinol oxidase subunit I, which produces MFDGFDALVLARIQFAFTVSFHFIFPAFSIGLASYLMVLEGLWLRTGKALYLDLFRFWVKIFAVAFAMGVVSGIVMSYQFGTNWSVFSDKAGPVIGPLMAYEVLTAFFLEAGFLGVMLFGMNKVGRKLHFAATCMVALGTFISAFWILSVNSWMHTPTGFAINDDGQFVVAGSWFDVIFNPSFPYRLVHTVIAAYLTTALVVGGVGAWHLLRARAGKGAADTDADDPPATKGDGDHPSIVGARKMFSMAMWMAAIVAPIQIVAGDFHGLNTLEHQPAKVMAMEGHYESHPNGAPLILFGIPNPAEKRVDYAIEIPKASSLILKHDPDAPLAGLDTVPDDREPPVWIVFWSFRIMVGIGMAMLALGVWSLLARLRGRLYEWPWLHRAAVAMAPSGFVAVIAGWITTEVGRQPFTVYGFLTTAQSASPLAAPAVGASLIAFVIVYFAVFGFGTWYILKLMGKGVQQHEDDLADDGPIRSAGITPGPHQGAGHGEAAPRMVPAE; this is translated from the coding sequence ATGTTCGACGGTTTCGACGCCCTTGTGCTCGCGCGCATCCAGTTCGCGTTCACCGTCAGCTTTCATTTCATCTTCCCCGCCTTTTCGATCGGGCTCGCCAGCTATCTGATGGTGCTGGAGGGTCTGTGGCTGCGCACCGGCAAGGCGCTCTACCTCGACCTGTTTCGCTTCTGGGTGAAGATCTTCGCGGTCGCGTTCGCGATGGGCGTCGTTTCGGGCATCGTCATGTCGTACCAGTTCGGCACCAACTGGTCGGTATTCTCGGACAAGGCCGGGCCGGTGATCGGCCCGCTAATGGCCTATGAAGTGCTTACCGCCTTCTTCCTGGAAGCGGGCTTTCTCGGCGTGATGCTCTTCGGGATGAACAAGGTCGGGAGGAAGCTGCACTTCGCTGCCACCTGCATGGTCGCGCTGGGCACCTTCATTTCCGCCTTCTGGATTCTCAGCGTCAACAGCTGGATGCACACGCCGACCGGCTTCGCGATCAACGACGATGGCCAGTTCGTCGTCGCGGGATCGTGGTTCGACGTGATATTCAACCCCAGCTTCCCCTATCGTCTCGTGCATACGGTCATCGCTGCCTATCTGACGACGGCGCTGGTCGTCGGCGGGGTAGGGGCATGGCATCTGCTGCGTGCGCGAGCAGGCAAGGGCGCCGCAGATACCGATGCCGACGATCCTCCCGCCACCAAAGGCGATGGCGACCATCCGTCGATCGTCGGTGCGCGCAAGATGTTCTCGATGGCGATGTGGATGGCGGCGATCGTCGCGCCGATCCAGATCGTCGCCGGCGACTTCCACGGCCTCAACACGCTCGAGCATCAGCCTGCCAAGGTCATGGCGATGGAAGGCCATTATGAGAGCCATCCCAACGGCGCACCCCTGATCCTGTTCGGTATTCCAAACCCCGCCGAGAAGCGCGTCGATTACGCGATCGAGATTCCCAAGGCGTCGTCGCTGATCCTCAAGCACGATCCCGACGCCCCGCTGGCCGGGCTCGATACCGTGCCCGACGATCGCGAACCGCCGGTATGGATCGTGTTCTGGTCGTTCCGGATCATGGTGGGGATCGGCATGGCGATGCTGGCGCTGGGCGTATGGAGCCTGCTGGCACGGCTGCGCGGACGGCTGTACGAATGGCCGTGGCTGCACCGCGCGGCGGTGGCGATGGCGCCGTCGGGCTTTGTCGCGGTGATTGCCGGATGGATCACCACCGAAGTCGGGCGCCAGCCATTCACCGTCTATGGCTTCCTCACCACCGCGCAAAGCGCGTCGCCGCTCGCCGCGCCTGCGGTCGGCGCATCGCTGATCGCCTTCGTCATCGTCTATTTCGCCGTGTTCGGTTTCGGCACCTGGTACATCCTCAAGCTGATGGGCAAGGGCGTGCAGCAGCACGAGGACGACCTGGCCGATGACGGTCCGATCCGCAGCGCCGGCATCACCCCCGGTCCGCATCAGGGGGCCGGACATGGCGAAGCGGCTCCGCGCATGGTGCCCGCCGAATGA